The sequence GAAAGGCGATGCTGATTGCGATTTTCCTGCTGGGACTCGGAGCCCGGGCCTGGGCCGCGACCCCTCATGAAGACTATGCCAAGATGAGCATTCCGGACTGCAACGGGTGCCATCAATCAAGCGGGGTCGCCCCGAACCACGGATCGATGTGGGTGAAAGAGCACCGGCTGTACGCCGAGAAGCAGCCCAGCAACTGCAAGGCCTGTCACCAGCAGTCGTTCTGTCTGGACTGCCACACGGGGGGCGGCATCGACCGCGACCTGCACGCCTCCACGTCGGGCGTGGACTACATGCCGAATTCGCATCGAACGGATTTCAGGGAAATCCATCCCATCAAGGCCTTTGATGACCCGAACTCCTGTTATCGATGCCACGACCAGAAGCGGTTCTGCGTGGATTGCCATAACAAGTTCAATCCGAACGATCTGAGGTTCCTGTCGCATCGG comes from Nitrospiria bacterium and encodes:
- a CDS encoding cytochrome C is translated as MVGKAMLIAIFLLGLGARAWAATPHEDYAKMSIPDCNGCHQSSGVAPNHGSMWVKEHRLYAEKQPSNCKACHQQSFCLDCHTGGGIDRDLHASTSGVDYMPNSHRTDFREIHPIKAFDDPNSCYRCHDQKRFCVDCHNKFNPNDLRFLSHRRGFSDIEVSAGGPQHSSFTPAQCQTCHPGSVLPTHTWSDSHAKEARRNLTACQSCHADGETCLKCHSATTGLKINPHPKNWGRIADRLKAYGKNKTCVRCHS